The segment GCTGCCGATCACCACGCCATCTGCGTCGGTCAGGGCCTGGATAGCGTGCCGGATTTCCGGATCCGAAACGTCTGCCGCGAGCAGCGGCGTGGCTGGCAGGTCGCGCACGCTGATCGCCTGCACGTCATGGCCCTGGCCGGCGAGCAGCCGGGTGACGTAGGCCAGCAGTGCATCGGTACGCGAGGGATTCGACGGGCTGCCGGACAGCGTGACTATCTTCGCCATGGTTAGCCTTCCTCTCTTTCGGTCTGCGCTGCTTCACGCCACTTTGCCCAGTCGGACTGTCCCCGGAAGCTGCCCAGGCCCAGGTTGTCGCGCAATGTTGTTCCGGAATACTCCGTGCGGTAGACGCCACGGTTCTGCAGTTCGGGCACGACCCGGTCGACGAATTCGTCCAGGCCGCCTGGGGTCAGATGTGGCACCAGGATGAAACCGTCAACCGCGCGCTGCTGCACGAAGTCGTCCAGTTCGGCGGCGATGGACGATGGCGTCCCGATGAATGACTGCCGAGCGGTGACTTGGATGACCAGCTCGCGGATCGAGAGCTTTCCGGCGTCAGCGATACCGCGCCATTCGGTGGCCGTGGCGCGAGGATCTTTGGTGTGGCGAACCCGTCCGCGGGTGATCGAGGTGTTGTCGAAGTCGAGTTCGATATCAGGCAGCGGACCATCGGGGTCGTAGCCGCTCAGGTCCCGGCCCCAGACCTGTTCGAGGAAGGCGATGGCGCCCTGTCCCGAGACCTGTTGCAACCTGACCTGGTCGGCCCGTTCTTCAGCCTCTTTCTGGCTGTCGCCGAGGATGAAGGTGACGCCGGGGTAGACCTTCAACTCATCTTCGCCTCGACCATACTTTGCCAGCCGGCGCTTGATGTCGGCGTAGAAGACCTTGCCATCCTCCAGCGTGCTGTGCCGGGTGAAGATGACATCGGCAGCGCCAGCCGCGAACTCGCGTCCGGCGTCCGAGTCACCGGCCTGAAACACAACCGGGTGCACCTGAGGGCTGCGCGGCACCGGGAAGCGGCCAGCGATGTCGAAGAACCTGGAGCGGTGCCTGTACAGTCCGGGATCGATGGCCCCGGCTATCGGCGCACCCGCTGCCCGAGTACCGGCTATCGACGCGAACTCCTCCGGCCACGATTCCCACAGCTCCCTCGCTGTCTGGATGAAGTCGTTGGCACGGCTGTAGCGGTCGGCGTATTCCAGGTAGCCGCCGCGTCGAAAGTTCTCGCCGGTAAACGCGTCATTTGTGGTGACCACGTTCCATGCCGCCCTGCCGCCGGAAAGGTGATCGAGGGTCGCCAGTTGACGAGCAAGTTCGTAAGGCTCGTGATACGTCGCGCTCAAGGTTCCGGCCAGACCGATGTTCTGAGTCACCGCCGCCAGCGCGGAGAGCACAGTCAGGGTATCCGGTCGGCCGACCACGTCGAGGTCGAAGATCTTCCCTCGGTGCTCGCGCAGTCGCAGCCCTTCGGCCAGAAAGAAGAAGTCGAAGAGCCCGCGCTCGGCCGATTGCGCGAGATGCCTGAACGATTCGAACTCGATATGGCTGCCGCCGGCCGGATCCGACCAGACGGTGGTGTTGTTGACACCGGGAAAATGAGCCGCCAGGTGAACCTGGCGGCGCTCTGAAGTGTTTGGCATTAGTGTGCTCCCACTGGCTGGTTACTCTGCTGCTGGACCGCAAGCTGCTGATCTGTGATTTTCTGCCCATCTCCGAGTTGCTGTCCGGGGATAGCACCCAGGAGCCGGGCAGTGAATTCGGTCTGCGGATCTGTGAAAATCTGCGCGGTGGTGCCCTGTTCCACGATCTTTCCGCCGGCCATCACGGCGACCCGATCTGAAATCTGCCGCACGACGGCCAGGTCGTGTGAAATGAACAGGTAGCTCAGCCCCAGCTCGACCTGCAGATCGGTCAGCAACTGCAGAATCTGGGCCTGCACGGAAACGTCGAGCGCCGAGACCGGCTCATCGAGAACCACTAGTTCCGGCCGCAACGCCAAAGCCCGCGCGATCGCGACCCGCTGCCGCTGCCCGCCGGATAGCTCACGCGGAGTACGGGCCAGCGTTGCAGCGGGAAGTGCCACCTCATCGAGCAGTTCGATGGCGCGTATCCGGCGTGCCTTCCGGTCGCCCTGCCTGAAGGCGCGCAATGGCTCGGTGACGATCTGTTCGATCGTGAAGCGCGGATCCAGCGATGCATACGGATTCTGGTAGACGAACTGCGCGCTGCGCCGGAAGTCCCGCAACTCGCCGCGAGAGAGAGAACGAACGCTCAGTTCGCTTGTTACGTTGCCCTTCGCAGGCCTGGATAGCGCCGCGGTTGCGGATGCCGCAGCAACCCCGGATGGCGCCGCGGTTGCGGACCCGTTCCCGGATCCACTCCCGTTCCCGAACTCAGTCCCGGCGCCTCGGAACGTCACCTTCCCCGCGGTCGCCTGCTCCAGGCCGAGCACAAGGCGCGCCGTCGTGGACTTCCCAGAGCCGGATTCCCCGACGATGCCGAGCGTGCCGTGCCGAGGAACCTCGAACGACACGTTATCGACGGCGAGCGCGCCGGCAGAGTGCCTGTTGCCGAAGTCTTTGACCAGCCCGGTCGCCGAGAGGATCGCTCCCCGAGGCGCGGTGACAGCCGAACTTGCCGGTATGGCTGGCCGAAGCCGGGCGCTGTTCAGGCTCGGCGCCGCAGCCAGCAACTTCCGGGTGTACGGATGCTGCGGGTCGGCGAAAACCTCGTCTGCAGCGCCGGCCTCGACAACCCGACCGGACTGCATAACCATCAGCCGGTCGGCGCGGTCGGCGGCAACTCCGAGATCGTGAGTCACCAGGAGGACTGCGGTGCCGGTCTCCCGGGTGAGTTTGCCGAAGTGGTCGAGCACCTGGCGCTGTACGGTGACGTCCAGCGCGCTCGTCGGTTCGTCCGCGACAACCAGGGAAGGCTTGCCGGCCAGGGCGATGCCGATCAATACGCGCTGCCGCAGGCCACCGGATAGTTGATGCGGAAAGAGCGAGCTGTAGTACTCCGGGTCGGGAAGTCCGACGCTGTCGAGCACCTCGACCGAGCGGGCTCGTGCCTCGCGTTTCGGTATCCCATGCACTGTGAGCGCCTCGGTCACCTGGCTGCCGATTGTCTTTACCGGATCGAGCGAGGCACCTGGGTCCTGCGGGACGAATCCAATCCGACGTCCCCGTAGCGCGCGCCACGTCTTTTCGTTTGCCCCGCGCAGGTCTTCGCCCTCGAACTCAAGTACGTCGGCATCCACCCGTGCGTTTCCGGCCAGCAGGCCGACCAGTGCGTCGGCGGTGGTTGACTTCCCGGAACCGGATTCGCCGACGATGGCAACCGTCTCCGCCTCGCGTACCTCGAGGTCGACGTCGTTGACGGCGTCGACCCGGCCACTGCGGGTCAGGTAGCTGACCGCCAGATGGCTTAGCTTCAGCAGCGGCCTGCTCATGATGTGCCTTCCCTTGATTGCAGAGTTCGCGACAGCTGATTCGCGGCGAGTACGACGGCGACAACGACGAGGCCGGGTAACGTCGTCAGCCACCACGCGCTCGCCAGGAAGTCCCGTCCTTCGGCAACGAGCAGACCCCACTCGGGCTGGGGTGGAGGCGCACCGAAACCGAGGAAGCTCAGCGATGACACGGCGAGTACCGCGGTG is part of the Saxibacter everestensis genome and harbors:
- a CDS encoding NtaA/DmoA family FMN-dependent monooxygenase (This protein belongs to a clade of FMN-dependent monooxygenases, within a broader family of flavin-dependent oxidoreductases, the luciferase-like monooxygenase (LMM) family, some of whose members use coenzyme F420 rather than FMN.), which encodes MPNTSERRQVHLAAHFPGVNNTTVWSDPAGGSHIEFESFRHLAQSAERGLFDFFFLAEGLRLREHRGKIFDLDVVGRPDTLTVLSALAAVTQNIGLAGTLSATYHEPYELARQLATLDHLSGGRAAWNVVTTNDAFTGENFRRGGYLEYADRYSRANDFIQTARELWESWPEEFASIAGTRAAGAPIAGAIDPGLYRHRSRFFDIAGRFPVPRSPQVHPVVFQAGDSDAGREFAAGAADVIFTRHSTLEDGKVFYADIKRRLAKYGRGEDELKVYPGVTFILGDSQKEAEERADQVRLQQVSGQGAIAFLEQVWGRDLSGYDPDGPLPDIELDFDNTSITRGRVRHTKDPRATATEWRGIADAGKLSIRELVIQVTARQSFIGTPSSIAAELDDFVQQRAVDGFILVPHLTPGGLDEFVDRVVPELQNRGVYRTEYSGTTLRDNLGLGSFRGQSDWAKWREAAQTEREEG
- a CDS encoding dipeptide ABC transporter ATP-binding protein, producing the protein MSRPLLKLSHLAVSYLTRSGRVDAVNDVDLEVREAETVAIVGESGSGKSTTADALVGLLAGNARVDADVLEFEGEDLRGANEKTWRALRGRRIGFVPQDPGASLDPVKTIGSQVTEALTVHGIPKREARARSVEVLDSVGLPDPEYYSSLFPHQLSGGLRQRVLIGIALAGKPSLVVADEPTSALDVTVQRQVLDHFGKLTRETGTAVLLVTHDLGVAADRADRLMVMQSGRVVEAGAADEVFADPQHPYTRKLLAAAPSLNSARLRPAIPASSAVTAPRGAILSATGLVKDFGNRHSAGALAVDNVSFEVPRHGTLGIVGESGSGKSTTARLVLGLEQATAGKVTFRGAGTEFGNGSGSGNGSATAAPSGVAAASATAALSRPAKGNVTSELSVRSLSRGELRDFRRSAQFVYQNPYASLDPRFTIEQIVTEPLRAFRQGDRKARRIRAIELLDEVALPAATLARTPRELSGGQRQRVAIARALALRPELVVLDEPVSALDVSVQAQILQLLTDLQVELGLSYLFISHDLAVVRQISDRVAVMAGGKIVEQGTTAQIFTDPQTEFTARLLGAIPGQQLGDGQKITDQQLAVQQQSNQPVGAH